The sequence below is a genomic window from Paramisgurnus dabryanus chromosome 4, PD_genome_1.1, whole genome shotgun sequence.
GGCAGACTCTCCTGTCAATAGTACAGAGACCAAGACACCTCACTCCAGCACAGGGGACAGTGACAAACATGAGGGACTTGCTGAAACCCCTCAAACAAATCCTGAAATCCATGTTTCTTTTTTGGATACTACAGCAGAAGACATAGAGTATGCAATTGAGCAGGATGTTCGAATCAGACAAAACACTACACTCCGTTCTTATTCTAAATTGGATATGTCAGATATGGTTTCACATCTCAGCAGTGACCTAGAACAGTGTCTAAAAGAAACAGGAGCACCAGTTAGCCATCAACAAGATGTAGATATTGTTCAAGAAAGCTTTATAGAGATTGTTCTGACACATGCAGCAGAAATTAAAACTCCAGGAAGAGAGTTTGCAAGATGCAGTTTAAAGGAGGATTTGAAAGGAATAAGCAGGAGTCagtctgaagagtctttagatGAAAATGCAGTTAGTGGTGGATCTGTACCTGTTTTTGGATCGGTTTCTGTATCTCCTAGAGTTGTAGAAATCCTGACTGACAACCCAGAAGATAGACATCCAGGGACTGTGGAGAGTACAACTGAACAGGAAATCCATATCATACGAGACACTAGACTCTCTTCTCCCCCTAAAAGGCATATGTCAGGTATGGTTTCACATCTTAGCAGTGATCTAGAACAGTGTCTTAAAGAAACACCAGTACCAGTTAGCCATCCACAAGATGTAGATATTGTTCAAGAAAGCTGTAAAGAAGTTGTTCTTAGCTGTGATAGTAAACACCGTTCGGTAGAAATAAAAATGACAGCAAGAGAGTTTGAAAGTTGCAGTTTAGAAGAGGATTtagaaaaaataagtaggaGTCAGTCTGAGGAGTCTTTAGAGGAAATTGCAGTTGGTGGGGGATCTGTacctgtttttggatcagtttCTGTTTCTCCTAGAGTTGTAAAAACCCTGATTGAAAGCCCAGAAGACAGACATCCAGGAACTCTGGAGAGTACAACTGAACAAGGAGTCAGAATCAAACAGGGCACTATACTTTCTTCTCCTCCTAAAAGGGATATGTCAGATATGATTTCACATCTCAGCAGTGACTTAGAAGAAATGGCAGAACCAGTTAGCCATCCACAAAATGTAGATATAGGTCAAGAAAGCTTTAAAGAGGTTGTTCTGACCCATGGTAGTAAATATCATCAAACAGAAGTAAAAATGCCAGCCAGAGAGTTTGGAAGTGGCAATTTAGAggatgatttaaaaagaaagagtAGGAGTCAGTCTGATGAGTCTTTAGATGAAGATGCAGTGATTGGTGAATCAATACATGTTTTTGGATCAGTTTCTGTGTCTTCAAGAGTTGTAGAAACTCCAATTAAAAACCCAGAAGACAGACATCCATGGACTCTGGAGACCAAGGACACAACTGAACAGAAAGTCCAAATCAAACAAGACACTATACTCTCTTCTCCTCCTAAAAGGGATATGCCAGATATGGTTTCACATTTCAGCAGTGACTTAGAACAGTGTCTTAAAGAAACATCAGTACCAGTTAGCCATCTACAAGATGTAGATATTGTTCAAGACAGCTTTGAAGAGGATTTTCTGACCCATGATAGTAAACATCATCCTGGGGAGGTAGAAATGCCAGCAAAAGAGTTTGGAAGTGGCAGTTTAGAGGATGATTTGGAAAGAATGAGTAGGAGTCAGTCTGAGGAGTCTTTAGATGAAGATGCAGTGATTGGTGAATCGATACATTATTTTGGATCAGTTTCTGTGTCTTCAAGAGTTGTAGAAACTTTAATTGAAAACCCAGAAGTTACACATCCATGGACCATGGAGACTGAGGACACAACTGAACAGGAAGTCAGAATCAAACAAGACATTATACTCTCTTCTCCTCCTAAAAGGGATATAGTTTCACATCTCAGCAGTGACTTAGAACAGTGTCTTAAAGAAACACCAGTACCAGTTAGCCATCTACAAGATGTAGATATTGTTCAAGAAAGCTTTGAAGAGGATTTTCTGACCCATGATAGTAAACATCATCCTGGGGAGGTAGAAATGCCAGCAAAAGAGTTTGGAAGTGGCAGTTTAGAGGATGATTTGGAAAGAATGAGTAGGAGTCAGTCTGAGGAGTCTTTAGATGAAGATGCCGTGATTGGTGAATCGATACATGATTTTGGATCAGTTTCTGTGTCTTCAAGAGTTGTACAAACTTCAATTGAAAACCCAGAAGACAGACATCCATGGTCTCTGGAGACTGAGGACACAACTGAACAGGAAGTCCGAATCAAACGAGACATTATACTCTCTTCTCCTAAACGGGATATGTCAGATATGGTGTCACATCTCAGCAGTGACTTAGAACAGTGTCTTAAAGAAACACCAGTTCCAGTTAGCCATCTACAAGATGTAGATATTGATCAAGAAAGCTTTGAAGAGGATTTTCTGACCCATGATAGTAAACATCATTCGGGAGAAGTGAAAATGCCAGCAAGAAAGTTTGGAAGTGGCACTTTAGAGGCTGATTTGGACAGAATAAGTAGGAGTCAGTCTGAGGAGTCTTTAGATGAAGATGCAGTGATTGGTGAATCGATACATCATTTTGGATCAGTTTCTGTGTCTTCAAGAGTGGTAGAAACTCTCATTGAAAACCCAGAAGACAGACATCCATGGACCATGGAGACTGAGGACACAACTGAACAGGAAGTCCAAATCAAAGGAGACAGTATACTCTCTTCTCTTCCTAAAAGGGATATGTCAGATATGGTTTCACATCTCAGCAGTGACTTAGAACAGTGTCTTAAAGAAACACCAGTTCCAGTTGGCCATCTACAAGATGTAGATATTGTTCAAGAAAGCTTTGAAGAGGATTTTCTGACCCATGATAGTAAACATCATTCGGGAGAAGTGAAAATGCCAGCAAGAAAGTTTGGAAGTGGCACTTTAGAGGCTGATTTGGACAGAATAAGTAGGAGTCAGTCTGAGGAGTCTTTAGATGAAGATGCAGTGATTGGTAAATCGATACATCATTTTGGATCAGTTTCTGTGTCTTCAAAAGTGGTAGAAACTCTCATTGAAAACCCAGAAGACAGACATCCAGGGACTCTGGAGACTGAGGACACAACTGAACAGGAAGTCCGAATCAAGGGAGACAGTATACTCTCTTCCCCTCCTAAAAGGGATATGTCAGATATGGTTTCACATCTCAGCATTGACTTGGAACAGTGTCTTAAAGAAACACCAGTACCAGTTAGCCATCTACAAGATGAAGATATTGTTCAAGAAAGCTTTGAAGAAGATTTTCTGACCCGTGATAGTAGGCATAATTTGGGAGAAGTAAAAATGCCAGCAAAAGAGTTTGGAAGTGGCAGTTTAGAGGATGATTTGGAAAGAATGAGTAGGAGTCAGTCTGAGGAGTCTTTAGATGAAGATGCAGTGATTGGTGAATCGATACCTGATTTTGGATCGGTTTCTGTGCCTTCAAGAGTTGTAAAAACTCCAATTGAAAACCCAGAAGACAGACATCCATGGTCTCTGGAGACCGAGGACACAACTGAACAGGAAGTCAGAATCAAACGAGACATTATACTCTCTTCTCCTCCTAAACGGGATATGTCAGATATGGTGTCACATCTCAGTAGTGACTTAGAACAGTGTCTTAAAGAAACACCAGTACCAGTTGCCCATCTACAAGATGTAGATATTGTTCAAGAAAGCTTTGAAGAGGATTTTCTGACCCATGGTAGTAAATATCATTCGGGAGAAGTTAAAATGCCAGCAAGAGAGTTTGGAAGTGGCACTTCAGAGGCTGATTTGGAAAGAATGAGTAGGAGTCAGTCTGAGGAGTCTTTAGATGAAGATGCAGTGATTGGTGAATCAATACCTGATATTGGATCAGTTTCTGTGTCTTCAAGAGTTGTAGAAACTCCAGTTGAATACCCAGAAGACAGATATCCAGGGACCATGGAGACTGAGGACACAACTGAACAGGAAGTCCGAATCAAACGAGACACTATACTCTCTTCTCCTCCTAAAAGGGATATGTCAGATATGGTTTCACATCTCAGCACTGACTTAGAACAGTGTCTTAAAGAAACACCAGAACCAGTTAGCCATCTACAAGATGAAGATATTGTTCAAGAAAGCTTTGAAGAGGATTTTCTGACCCGTGATAGTAAACATAATTTGGGAGAAGTAAAAATGCCAGCAAAAGAGTTTGGAAGTGGCAGTTTAGAGGATGATTTGGAAAGAATGAGTAGGAGTCAGTATGAGGAGTCTTTAGATGAAGATGGAGTGATTGGTGAAGCGATACCTGATTTTGGATCGGTTTCTGTGTCTTCAAGAGTTGTAGAAACTCCAATTGAAAACCCAGAAGACAGACATCCATGGTCTCTGGAGACTGAGGACACAACTGAACAGGATGTCAGAATCAAACAAGACACTTTACTCTCTTCTCCTCCTAAACGGGATATGTCAGATATGGTGTCACATCTCAGCAGTGACTTAGAACAGTGTCTTAAAGAAACACCAGTACCAGTTGGCCATCTACAAGATGTAGATATTGTTCAAGAATGCTTTGAAGAGGATTTTCTGACCCATGATAGTAAACATCATTCGGGAGAAGAGAAAATGCCAGCAAGAGAGTTTGAAAGTGGCACTTCAGAGGCTGATTTGGAAAAAATGAGTAGGAGTCagtctgaagagtctttagatGAAGATGCAGTCATTGGTATATCTGAACCCATTTTCGGATCAATTCATGTGTCTCCTAGAGTTGTAGAAACCCTGACAGCAGACATAATGGAAGCTCGGGAGACAGAAAGTACAAATAAACAGGCAATTCTTGTAACATCTTATGAAAGAGTGGAAAGTGACAAGAGTGATCTTGCATGTACAGTAATCTCCctaaaaaacaaaactgaatcACCATTTCTTGATGACTCCAGGACTGATTTACCATCTCCATCCACCAAGACTGAGTCACCCTCCCCTAATGATTCTAAAATTGATTCACTCTTATCATTTACCAAAGCTGATTTACCATCCCCTGATGATTCTAACATCATAATTCAAGACACAATTCAAGTTATGAAGTACAGCTATATGGAGCCTATGGGCGGTGAAACAACCATACAGAAAAGTACAGAAAGTACATATACAGAAAGTACTTCGATCTATAGTGAAAGTAGGAAGTCTATAGATTCCGATATAATCACTGAGCCTGAGGGGATAATTCAGTATAGTCTTCACAGTGAAGATACACCAAATAGACCTCTTAATTTGGATTCATTGGAGTTTAAAACCATGACTGACTCCAAAACTTTCTGTCAAATGGACTCACTAGAAACTAGTCCCGTTAAAGAAGATTCGTCATCTCATAAAAGCCCAGACTCTATTGAGCCAAGTCCAATCAAGGAGTCCCCATGTCCAGACTCTTTAGATGGAAGTCCCACAGGGCAAGGGCATGATATTGAAAGGGTCTTCTCAATGAGTCAGACTTCAGTAGAAGACTTCGTAGAAAATGCAGAAAGTCAAAAGAAAAGTGAATCATTCCAATCATTAGGGACACAGCAGACCTCAGATATGGAGGATGTTTCTATGACCTTGCATCCAAAAGAAAGCGACAGTGATGAGCTTAAGGATACCGATGCCTTACAGAGACAAATTACTCCAGAAGAGCAGATGTTTAAGCAGGCCTCAGATATGGAGGATGTTTCTATCACCATGAATCCAAAGGAAAGCGACAGTGATGAGCTTGAGGATACTGATGCCTTACAGAGACAATTTACTCCAGAAGAGCAGATGTTTAAGCAGACCTCAGATATGGAGGATGTTTCTATGACCTTGGATCCAAAAGAAAGCGACAGTGATGAGCTTGAGGATACTGATAGCTTACAGAGACAATTTACTCCAGAAGAGCAGATGTTTAAGCAGACCTCAGATATGGAGGATGTTTCTATGACCTTGGATCCAAAAGAAAGCGACAGTGATGAGCTTGAGGATACTAATGCCTTACAGAGACAATTTACTCCACAAGAGCAGATGTTTAAGCAGACCTCAGATATTGAGGATGTTTCTATGACCTTGGGTCCAAAAGAAAGCGACAGTGATGAGCTTGAGGATACTGATGGCTTACAGAGACAATTTACTCCAGAAGAGCAGATGTTTAAGCAGACATCAGATATGGAGGATGTTTCTATGACCTTGGATCCAAAAGAAAGCGACAGTGATGAGCTTGAGGATACTGATGGCTTACAGAGACAATTTACTCCAGAAGAGCAGATGTTTAAGATGGCTGCAAAGATCAAAACATTCGATGAAATGGAAAAAGATcaagcaaaaaagaaaaaagtcaaatttgaTTTTGATTGTATTTCTAAACAACCAAAAGAAGAAGTGCTATCACCACAACAAAGTCCATTGGACTTTACCACAGTGTCAACCAATGAATCACAAGAACAGTGGTTAGAGAACCTGACTGAATCTGACCCACCTGGCCCAGTATCACCCTTATTTTCTTCATCATCAGGTGATGAAtatgacagccctaatttagctaagtcatcacacaaggtctcaGAAGAAACCATTCAGGTTTTAAAAACCATGGACGAAGATGAACatagccatttggggactgttgATTTACAACCATGCACATATAGACCATTTGTGCAAACACCCATAGAACATGAGGAAGATTATGAAAATATCCATTCAGAGTATTATAATGCAGTAATTGGTGAGGTTTATACTACTGATGCAACAGGGCAGGATGTAGTTGTTACATCACAATTACAGATCAAAATGGAAATTGAGATAGCCAGTGATGTTGAAAATAAGTCTCCTGGGGAGAGCCAAACATCTGAAAATATCACTGAACCAATTTCCCCACTTGATCTTATGTGTACTGCTGAAAATAAAGTGCTGGATGAAACCCAAGCAGTTGCATTCATTTATGAAGAGGACCATAAAGGAAAATCAATAGAAATGCCATCATCGCCAAGAGACTTAGTACCCTGGAGTGCTGAAATAGAAGACGATGAAGCATTTGATGCACGAATCGAGGCTGAAGAGCAGAAAATACTTGCTTTGTGTACAGACAGACGATCTCGTGAAACCACACCTGACACAACTCCAGGGCGAACACCTACTGAAGAAGGGACACCAAATCCATTCCTTTTCCAAGAGGGAAAATTGTTTGAAATGACTAGAGGTGGAGCTATTGACATGACCAGAAGGACCGTAGAGGACAATGAAGAAAGAGTCTTTTTCCCAGTAAATGAAGATCCAACTGAGCAAGATACATTTGAACAAGCAACATCCAATACCAGTGAATCTGTTGCTTCTTTTGAGCTGCCCCTAGATGGTATAATGCAGCAAGACCACATTACAGATGAGTCTGATTCAAAATCTGAAGCCTTTAGTGAAACTGAAACTGAGGATCTTGTGCAGTCCAAATATCAGGAACCAACTGATTTTTCCATGCAAAGTGAACAAGAGAGTCCCACAGAGAATTGTTTAATCTATGAGGACACGCTAATACCAAATATTGACACTGCCACATCTACAGTAACCCGAACTGTGTATTCTGATCAAGACCTGGAATCCTCTGACTCTTCAGTGGAAGATGATCAGCATTCTGTTGTTGAAATGCCCATGTTCACTCAAGAATCTGTTGTTTCAACTAGTGTCTCAGACCATACTGTTAATCAAAAGCAGTCATTATCTTCGTTTTCCACTGAGTCCAAAGAAATTGTTACTGAAATGGAAGACATAACCCCCAAACCAAAAATACACATAAAAGCAGCTAGTTTTGACAGAACTTTAGGGCAAGGAGATTCTACTGAGCGGAGTCAAAGGCCTAAATCTGAGGCTGATATCGATCATTCAGAATGGTCCATGTATGTCGCAGAAGATCACATTAATATAGATTACCCCAAACCGAAGACTTTATCCTCTCAGCTGCCTTTTCCACAGGATCAAGATAATTTACCCCAGCCATCCAATCAACCTGAACCTTCTTTAGAATGCTCTCAGGAATTGGACCTAACAAAGACAGAGTTTGAAAAAGTCAAGGGAGAAAGAGCTTCTCTTGACTCAGACATAGAAAGTAATTTGAAAATAGTTCGACCCCCATCTATAGGTGAGGATGTCTTTGAGACAAGACCCAACTGGGAAGATAGTGTGGAGACACAGATGCAGAGAATCTCAGACAGCACTACTCCAGACCAATGTAAAGGTATCTCTACTTGGCTCTTGCCCCCCCTAATCTTTACTCCAAATTGTACCTTAATTCCATAACTCTTTTAAGTTTGTtgtattttcttttctttgctGTGCTGTGTTGTCTTTTGTGAtgtcttatttgttttttttttttgtcgtgTGGTTTGTGCTGTATTTTGTCTTAtctttatatttgtgtgtgtcttATGTTTTGTAACTTTCTATGTCATGTTATCCATTTGTatatcaatgtttacattaACTGAAATCTCAAGATTGACAGTCTCTGCATTTGTTGGCTAATAATTCCTGTGCAATGCATGCCCACTGCTGCATGTTTTAAAGAGAAgtagcaaaaaataaaaaattaattcaaaaaaatctcaaaaaaaagaaaaattggaGAAAAAATTTCCACAAGAATTGGGGTTTTCCTCCTCCATAAAACGACCTCATAGTTTATTTGTACAAGCAGCTTATGATGACCTTTGGTTACGTTTTAAAGTTAAGTGCCCTCTAGCTGACATAGAAATGACAGTGGTGTGTCATAATGAAAAGATGTTTGACCGTACCTGTACATCTAAATGTGGGTTCATTTATATGCAGTGTCTGAACTTTTTACACACCATTTTCCCAATATTTCTCAAAATTTGCTgtttcatttatgcatttggtagacaCTTTTGATGAGAGACTTGCATTGCATTTAAGGTATACCTTGTACAGTATTAGTTTGCGTCATGTGGGATGTGCGAACCCATGATTTTGATGCTGCTAGCACAGTGCTCAACCAGTTAAACCACAGCAATGCCCAATTATCTTGCAGATTGAACACCCCATTGGTTTAAGGCAATAGCTGATGTGGCATTGCCTGCGCAGTCTATAGAAGTGCTAATTTTGTGAGCGCTCCTATGGATCATATCTGAGGGAACTGACAAACAACCTATGCTGTCGTATGTGCTGGAGGATATGTTTAAAGAATTAATTTACAGTGGATATTTAGTCACTTTTTCATTCATGCTGCTGCAAAATGCTGACACAATAGTTGATTATGCTCTATTATTAgacttacttattcatttagctgacgattttatccaaagtgacttacaattgctatttatgtcagaggtcgcacgcctctgacataaatagaattttttttaatttgaaagGGTTTACAGAACGATAAGGACCACTGTAAAATTCAAATAATCCAGATAGCAAATCAAGGGAAATTTcttgtttttatgttatttgttgtttctactTTAACTAATGTTTTCAGCGGATTGGCATGATGATGCAGATAGGAAAGAAGAGACTTTGGCCATCATTGCTGACCTTCTAGGTTTTAGCTGGACAGGTAAGTTAATAGCAGACCAACACATACATTTTATTCTTAATcccatttaagcatttattgGTATATTCATGCCGATAGCTAGGTAATCTACACACAAGTTAATTCATAAAAGTTGGGGGAAGCGCAATTTGACATGTCTAATTCACCTAACCttcatgtttttggcctgtgggagggaaccggagtaaacccacactGCCACATGGAGATTGAGAACATGCAAATTCCACACAGAAAGGTCACCTGACCCAGCCAGGTCTTGAACtagggaccttcttgctgtgaggcgaCAATGCTACCCATTGAGTCAATGTGCCGCCCATATTATGTTTAATAGGGTATTTTTTACCCTAGCACAAAGTAGTACACATGCTGCAGGTTTTTAAAGAGTTAAGGTTTTTGCTTGGTGCATCATAATGACTTTCAATGAGAAATTAAGTCAAAGCTAAAGGTCACCTATAACCTATAACACCTtggcaaccacatagcaacccCCTGCCAATCATTCACCCTTTTTTGGCTTTGTATAGGCTGGCACCTCTCACAATTTCTTCAAAATCTATAAGGATGAAGTTTATTTATCAAATATAGTTTAGTATGTGTACAAGTGGTACAAGTGTCTTTCACCAGCATGAACTCTTAAATTCTCAAACTATTTACAGAGCTAGCCAAAGAGTTAGAGTTTAATGTGGACGAGATTCAGCAAGTGCGTGCTGAAAACCCAAACTCACTACAAGAACAGAGTCATGCCCTTTTACAGCGCTGGGTAGAGAGAGAAGGAAAGCATGCAA
It includes:
- the LOC135735836 gene encoding uncharacterized protein isoform X3, whose amino-acid sequence is MSRSSIESQSRGGSVRDVRMASNNSSPEGGSPPHQNRIRQSDSNTSFLRAARAGNIEKVLEFLKGGQDISTCNQNGLNALHLAAKEGHVELVEELLDRGAAVDSATKKGNTALHIACLAGQKQVAKLLVKRAADVNAQSQNGFTPLYMAAQENHLEVVRYLLENGGNQSTATEDGFTPLAIALQQGHNQVVSLLLEHDTKGKVRLPALHIAARKDDTKSAALLLQNDHNADVQSKMMVNRTTESGFTPLHIAAHYGNVNVATLLLNRGAAVDFTARNGITPLHVASKRGNNNMIALLLDRTAQIDAKTRDGLTPLHCAARSGHDLAVEILLERGAPILARTKNGLSPLHMSAQGDHVECVKHLLQHKAPVDDVTLDYLTALHVAAHCGHYRVTKLLLDKKANPNARALNGFTPLHIACKKNRVKVMELLVKYGASIQAITESGLTPIHVAAFMGHLNIVLLLLQNGASPDICNIRGETALHMAARAGQMEVVRCLLRNGALVDAMAREDQTPLHIASRLGQTEIVQLLLQHMAHPDASTTNGYTPLHIAAREGQLETAAVLLEAGASHSLATKKGFTPLHVAAKYGSLDVAKLLLQRRALLDDPGKYGLTPLHVAAHYDNQQVAMLLLDKGASPHATAKNGYTPLHIAAKKNQTQIATALLQYGAETNALTKQGVSPLHLASQEGHTEMASLLLERGAHVSAATKSGLTPLHLAAQEDRVQVAEILVKHEANVDQQTKLGYTPLIVACHYGNVKMVNFLLQNGANVNGKTKNGYTPLHQAAQQGNTHIINVLLQNGAKPNAVTMNGNTALSIAKRLGYISVVDTLKVVTEEIVTTTTTVTEKHKMNVPETMTEVLDVSDEEGEDTMTGDGGEYLRAEDLRELGDDSLPGHYLDGMSYNHNLDRSHETPSHLGYRGEGILIEEMITSHQLSRVSAFARENEKDSYRLSWGTEHLDNVVLTSTLLQSGRSTPCLDHDNSSFLVSFMVDARGGAMRGCRHNGLRIIVPPRKCSAPTRVTCRLVKRHRLASMPPMVEGEGLAGKIIEVGPTGAQFLGKLHLPTAPPPLNEGESLVSRILQLGPPGTKFLGPVIVEIPHFAALRGIERELVILRSETGESWREHHCEHTEEELNQILNGMDEELDPPEELEKKRICRIITRDFPQYFAVVSRIKQDSHLIGPEGGVLSSTLVPQVQAVFPEGALTKRIRVGLQAQPISEELVRKILGSKATFSPIVTLEPRRRKFHKPITMTIPVPKSQTSDGTNNTPTLRLLCSITGGTTPAQWEDITGSTPLTFINQCVSFTTNVSARFWLIDCRQIQESVNFSSQLYREIICVPYMAKFVIFAKTLDPIEARLRCFCMTDDKMDKTLEQQENFTEVARSRDVEVLEGKPIFADCFGNLVPLTKSGQHHVFSFYAFKENRLSLFIKIRDSNQEPCGRLSFTKEPRTYRTLNLNAICNLNICLPVYSKDSDSDQDGDEESDKTQEKYNDGSESTEFSMLQIVHDPATLASPDLLSDVSDMKQDLIKMSVLLTSEKSEHSFSTETGQQSEKTENEEVDEPFVIVEKVKKDLEKVEEILCKGTRDETRGGTAGKSISIDNEEWILLSKADVDELESKNITKATETVFQEVQMNRDTILGSPSKRDMSGMVSDISTDLEQCFTEIPVPVSHPQDAEIVQQSFKEVILTRGRKHRPAEIKKPARRKRKEGEFASGSSEDDLERMSRSQSEESLDEDAVIGISVPVFGSVPVSPKVVETPIGSIKDKIKALQNKVEEEKDVETQKWKPQKVSASQGKVYVTETEISPKSPKSPRSQTERLEETMSVKDLMRAFQTGQDPSKCKSGLFEHKAITTVTSETARSVVIQVAPHDNQMTVTTQHLQDKIVADNKICKESNVIDPDTTEYNESTILDHGTPLMTIDSTRPSQNKASDQAEFISEVIFNFGKQSPPENQSTNEMVDHNEKPSQEPGRFESEELQKTSKIVKNEDLGLMSERVNYIICQDRRLSVEPQISPNRKPSEDFSADIKAELEDNAEYQLFKQISGAVNKQYLMSSDGISAEDEEEQIHQTSMDSYSYDADTNIEFTTEVVQGEPLLPNEMLDEDLEESPDSDKHEALADSPVNSTETKTPHSSTGDSDKHEGLAETPQTNPEIHVSFLDTTAEDIEYAIEQDVRIRQNTTLRSYSKLDMSDMVSHLSSDLEQCLKETGAPVSHQQDVDIVQESFIEIVLTHAAEIKTPGREFARCSLKEDLKGISRSQSEESLDENAVSGGSVPVFGSVSVSPRVVEILTDNPEDRHPGTVESTTEQEIHIIRDTRLSSPPKRHMSGMVSHLSSDLEQCLKETPVPVSHPQDVDIVQESCKEVVLSCDSKHRSVEIKMTAREFESCSLEEDLEKISRSQSEESLEEIAVGGGSVPVFGSVSVSPRVVKTLIESPEDRHPGTLESTTEQGVRIKQGTILSSPPKRDMSDMISHLSSDLEEMAEPVSHPQNVDIGQESFKEVVLTHGSKYHQTEVKMPAREFGSGNLEDDLKRKSRSQSDESLDEDAVIGESIHVFGSVSVSSRVVETPIKNPEDRHPWTLETKDTTEQKVQIKQDTILSSPPKRDMPDMVSHFSSDLEQCLKETSVPVSHLQDVDIVQDSFEEDFLTHDSKHHPGEVEMPAKEFGSGSLEDDLERMSRSQSEESLDEDAVIGESIHYFGSVSVSSRVVETLIENPEVTHPWTMETEDTTEQEVRIKQDIILSSPPKRDIVSHLSSDLEQCLKETPVPVSHLQDVDIVQESFEEDFLTHDSKHHPGEVEMPAKEFGSGSLEDDLERMSRSQSEESLDEDAVIGESIHDFGSVSVSSRVVQTSIENPEDRHPWSLETEDTTEQEVRIKRDIILSSPKRDMSDMVSHLSSDLEQCLKETPVPVSHLQDVDIDQESFEEDFLTHDSKHHSGEVKMPARKFGSGTLEADLDRISRSQSEESLDEDAVIGESIHHFGSVSVSSRVVETLIENPEDRHPWTMETEDTTEQEVQIKGDSILSSLPKRDMSDMVSHLSSDLEQCLKETPVPVGHLQDVDIVQESFEEDFLTHDSKHHSGEVKMPARKFGSGTLEADLDRISRSQSEESLDEDAVIGKSIHHFGSVSVSSKVVETLIENPEDRHPGTLETEDTTEQEVRIKGDSILSSPPKRDMSDMVSHLSIDLEQCLKETPVPVSHLQDEDIVQESFEEDFLTRDSRHNLGEVKMPAKEFGSGSLEDDLERMSRSQSEESLDEDAVIGESIPDFGSVSVPSRVVKTPIENPEDRHPWSLETEDTTEQEVRIKRDIILSSPPKRDMSDMVSHLSSDLEQCLKETPVPVAHLQDVDIVQESFEEDFLTHGSKYHSGEVKMPAREFGSGTSEADLERMSRSQSEESLDEDAVIGESIPDIGSVSVSSRVVETPVEYPEDRYPGTMETEDTTEQEVRIKRDTILSSPPKRDMSDMVSHLSTDLEQCLKETPEPVSHLQDEDIVQESFEEDFLTRDSKHNLGEVKMPAKEFGSGSLEDDLERMSRSQYEESLDEDGVIGEAIPDFGSVSVSSRVVETPIENPEDRHPWSLETEDTTEQDVRIKQDTLLSSPPKRDMSDMVSHLSSDLEQCLKETPVPVGHLQDVDIVQECFEEDFLTHDSKHHSGEEKMPAREFESGTSEADLEKMSRSQSEESLDEDAVIGISEPIFGSIHVSPRVVETLTADIMEARETESTNKQAILVTSYERVESDKSDLACTVISLKNKTESPFLDDSRTDLPSPSTKTESPSPNDSKIDSLLSFTKADLPSPDDSNIIIQDTIQVMKYSYMEPMGGETTIQKSTESTYTESTSIYSESRKSIDSDIITEPEGIIQYSLHSEDTPNRPLNLDSLEFKTMTDSKTFCQMDSLETSPVKEDSSSHKSPDSIEPSPIKESPCPDSLDGSPTGQGHDIERVFSMSQTSVEDFVENAESQKKSESFQSLGTQQTSDMEDVSMTLHPKESDSDELKDTDALQRQITPEEQMFKQASDMEDVSITMNPKESDSDELEDTDALQRQFTPEEQMFKQTSDMEDVSMTLDPKESDSDELEDTDSLQRQFTPEEQMFKQTSDMEDVSMTLDPKESDSDELEDTNALQRQFTPQEQMFKQTSDIEDVSMTLGPKESDSDELEDTDGLQRQFTPEEQMFKQTSDMEDVSMTLDPKESDSDELEDTDGLQRQFTPEEQMFKMAAKIKTFDEMEKDQAKKKKVKFDFDCISKQPKEEVLSPQQSPLDFTTVSTNESQEQWLENLTESDPPGPVSPLFSSSSGDEYDSPNLAKSSHKVSEETIQVLKTMDEDEHSHLGTVDLQPCTYRPFVQTPIEHEEDYENIHSEYYNAVIGEVYTTDATGQDVVVTSQLQIKMEIEIASDVENKSPGESQTSENITEPISPLDLMCTAENKVLDETQAVAFIYEEDHKGKSIEMPSSPRDLVPWSAEIEDDEAFDARIEAEEQKILALCTDRRSRETTPDTTPGRTPTEEGTPNPFLFQEGKLFEMTRGGAIDMTRRTVEDNEERVFFPVNEDPTEQDTFEQATSNTSESVASFELPLDGIMQQDHITDESDSKSEAFSETETEDLVQSKYQEPTDFSMQSEQESPTENCLIYEDTLIPNIDTATSTVTRTVYSDQDLESSDSSVEDDQHSVVEMPMFTQESVVSTSVSDHTVNQKQSLSSFSTESKEIVTEMEDITPKPKIHIKAASFDRTLGQGDSTERSQRPKSEADIDHSEWSMYVAEDHINIDYPKPKTLSSQLPFPQDQDNLPQPSNQPEPSLECSQELDLTKTEFEKVKGERASLDSDIESNLKIVRPPSIGEDVFETRPNWEDSVETQMQRISDSTTPDQCKADWHDDADRKEETLAIIADLLGFSWTELAKELEFNVDEIQQVRAENPNSLQEQSHALLQRWVEREGKHATEDTLIKRLTKINRMDIVHLIEIQMHKSVQEQTSRTYAEIEKTLDHSEVQEDVDSVRMVRRVETSQRHPPAVSEEDLSVASLLDIPSWAETMGNAHSESIHGDLMEELEIIQDSFTNQWPSQELKKEPTNEAAEGDDVPDIPPQSVTEEQYTDAQGNLVVKKVTRKVIRRCVSSDGVEREQVRVEGSEQQPVIVEQGDGYSRVMKRTVLKSEGHQTEVTFHERDVTSSSKEETAGGSRVSQVFQTTVVHGEHLEKQEGDADLAADLSSARDDFTQDEDAEV